Genomic segment of Deltaproteobacteria bacterium:
GCTTGCTCTGCTTTTTCTTTCTCGCCCACGCCAAACTCGCAAACGTTGTCTGCTCCCCCACGCTCTTTCCTCCCGCCTCACCTTGTCGGTCTTTCTGCTCTTCGTTATTAGACGACTTGCTAGATGACTTGTTCAGAGATTCCTTAGGTGTCTAGGGGATAGTTGAGGCGTTTATCGGATATTCTAGGTAGAGAGTGTTAAATGGCCCAGGTCAATAATAGTAGCGCGCTTCGCTGCATCGGTCAGGATTTTGCGCGGCGCGGCATCAAAAGCTTCGATATTCGCTACCTGCCGAAAGAGAAGGAATATCTGATTCAAGGCGGTTACCAAGATCCGCCGGCGCAGACGCCGGTGACCATCGTTTATCGCCCAGCCGATCTCGACGAGTTGGATGGCTTAGGTACGGAAAAACGCGGTCAGTCGGCGGTCTCGGCGGTATTTTTAAGCCAGGCGCAATTGTTTCGCACCGTGGGCGGCTTCTTGGACAAGAGCGAAGCCCAGTTGGTGCACCTGACCAACAATGAATTGTCGGGCGGCGAGCCATCGTTGAAAGTGGAATATATCAATAGCGACCGTGAGCGGGTAGTCGATAGCTACACCGGCGCGAATCTCTACGGCATGTGCATCACGATGTACAAGCAACGCGGCAAAATGACCGCCACTTACGACCGGTTCTCGCGCTTGCAGCGCTGACGCTCGATGACCGTCTATCACAGCGAGCACTAGTTGAAATTACCAGAAGGCGTTAAAAATTGGACACTGGCACCGATTACTATTCCTTACTTGGGGTAAAGCCGAAGGCGTCGCCTGAAGAAATCAAGCGCGCCTATCGCCAGATGGTTTTTCGTTTCCATCCGGATCGTAACCCTGGCGACGATCAAGCGGCGGGGAAGTTTAGGCAGGTCGTTGATGCCTATGCAGTTTTGTCGGATGGTTTAAAGCGGTCTACCTACGGTACGATTCGCCATTCCAAGGGTCAAGAAGAACCGGAAGAGGAAAGCACAGAAGAACCGCAGCAGCCGTTTGGTGACAGCGCTAGCAATGGCAATAATTACAGTCAAGGTTTCACCGGCCAGGAATTCAAAAGCCAACAGAGCAGAGCTTCGGTCGAAGCCGAGCCCAAGTGCCCTTCCTGTGCCGTAGTCGGCGGCGAGCATCTGATATCGCGCAAGGGCGGTTCGGCAAAATCCCGCGGTAAGCAATTTGTTCTGGCGCCTTTCAATATCGTTTTCTGCGACAGCTGCGGACATGTCTACGGTGTGACCACCAGTGCTGGGTAGCCCCCGAGTTTAATGACAGTTCATCTCGTCGCCGGTCCGGCGACGATCAAGCGGCAAAATTATTTTCAGTCTCGTTGGTGTGGATCAGTGCATCACGCCGCCGCCTTCGACGACTAACAATTGGCCGGTGACGAAGTCGCTGTCGCTGCTGGCGAGGAAGACTGCCGTGCCGACGATGTCGGCGGGGGTCTCGACACGTTTGAAGGCGCGCTTATCCATGCTGCCTTCGCGCCGTTTGAGGACATCTTCAGAGACGTTTTCTTCACTCATGGTCGAGCCCGGCGTCATGCAGTTGACGTTGATGCCGAACTCGCCGAGTTGGCGTGCCATGACGCGGGTGAGGGCGACGACGCCGCCTTTGGCGGTGGTGTAGTGGGGCATGTTACCCGAGCCGCTGAAAAAAGTGCCTGATGCGATGTTGATGATCTTGCCGCTCTTCTGCCGCTTCATGATCGGGATCGCCGCCTTGCTGCAGAGAAACACGCCCTTTAAATTCACTTCGATGACGCGGTCCCATTCGTCGAGTTCCAACTCTTCCACCGGACCCTTCCAAAGTTTTTGCGTGACATAGATCGCGGCGTTGTTGACCAGGACATCGACGTGGCCGAATTTTTCCACGGTCTCGCGCATCAAGCCTTCGAGATTGGCCAAACTGCGCACATCGCTCGTGCGCGCCCAGGCCGAGCCGCCGGCGTCGACGATCGCCTTGGCCGTCGCTTCACCGCCCTGGGCGTCGATATCGGCGATGACGACGTGGGCGCCTTCTTCGGCGAAGCGGCGCGCGTAGGCCTTGCCGATGCCGTGGGCCGCGCCGGTGATGATGGTCACTTTGTCTTTAAGCCGCATGTTGCCTCCGCAAACGATGGAGAATCGGTGCGATGGAAAATCAATTCACAACGCTTAGCTAAAACTCGGCATTTTGCCGTCGAGTAGAACGCCCAGCTGCTCGGTCGGAAAACGCATGGCGATGAAGAACGCGCCGAACAAGCCGTACACCGCGCTGGCTTCGTCAAAGCGCATTTCATACACGAGCTTTTTAAAAACCAGCGGATCGTCGGCGAATAAGTCGACGCCCCATTCCCAATCGTCGAAGCCGATGGAACCGGAAATGATTTGCGTCACCCGGCCGGCGTAGCGGCGGCCGATCATACCGTGATCGTGCATCATGCGCTGGCGGTCGGCGATGGATTCGCTGTACCAGTTTTTTTGCTCGCCGCGATACTTGTTCATCGGATAAAAACACAGATAGCGGCGCTGGGGAATTTCCGGCCAGAGGCGCGGCGCGTTGGCTTGGCGCTGCTTGGCGAGTTCCGTTTCTATTTCGGCGTTCCATTCACCGGTGCCGGGCTTCAATCCTTTCGCCGTCAATTCCGTGTAGAGCTTCACCGAACCTTCGTAGAGACCGAGCTCGACCACCGACACATAGGAAGTGGTGGGTTCGAGATATTCGTAAAGCTCGGTGTGAGCGACGCTGAGTTCGGCCTGGTTGAGTTCTTCGAGGGTGCGGCGAAAATGGACGATCATCAGATCGCCCTTGTGGCCCAATAGCGAGAACAGGCCGGTGGGCTCGGTTTTGTTTTCTTCCATGGCGCTGAATGCTTTTCGTGGGTTGTCGAGTAAATATTTTTGCACCGCGGCGCTGAGCGCTTTCCAGGCGCTCCAGCGGATGCGAAACATTTGATGCAAAATATATGAACCGTCGAGGGTCAGCGGCGCTGCCGGCAACGGATTGTTTGGGGTTTGCTCCATGGCTATTTATCTCTCTCCAGAATTCGATTTGGTCGATAACCGTTCAGGTCGGCTGTGACGCAGTACCGCTGGGCGCCGGTTGATCGGGCTTCACGCCGCCGATTTTATTACGTAGCGCTTGGAAGCCGCGCTTGGCTAAGCGAAAAATTTTTGGTGCCAGCCAAATTATCAGCGCGATGAAGCCGGCGAGCAAAAACAGCATCACCAGAGGATGATGAAAGATCAGCCACAGGCTTCCCAGCACGGCGATATCTTCGGTGACGCTGGCGGCCCAATTGCTAAACGGCTCGGGGCTGGCGTTGATCGCTAAGCGTGTCGTCGCTTTCATGCCGTGGGCGGCCAGCGCGATAGAACCGCCGGCGAGCAGCGCGGCAAGCTCCAGCGCGGGATTCATGTCGCCCAGCGAACGGGCGGCGAGAATCGCTCCGGCGGGCACTCGGATAAATGTGTGCACGACATCCCAGCCGCTGTCGACGTAGGGGACTTTGTCGGCGAAGAACTCAATGACGTACATGGTGCAGGCGATGCCGATGACCGCCGGATGGCTGAGAACCTGCAGATCCGGCGGTAGTTGAATCATCTGCGCCAAATTGGCGATACCCAACACCGCTACGGTGGCGTAGAGATTGATTCCGGAGGTCCACGCCGCTCCCATGGCCAAACTGAGCGTTTCGATGGTGCCCATAATAGACTCCTTTGCGCGCTAACTAGTTTGACCCTGCCGACGACAATTCAATTCGCCGCGGGCGGGAGCTTGGGAATCTTCTAGCACGTCGGTGCAATATCCTTCGGAGTCCTTCGACGGGCTCAGGACGAACGGATTCGAGACTGATATCGTCGAGAATAATCCGTTCATGCTGAGCCTGTCGAAGCATGTTCCTCGTTTTCGGGTTAAAGCTTGAACTTGCTCTCAATCTTATCTTTGAATTCCTTTTCAAAGGCATTGACCGCGGGAAACTGATCCATCCATTTATAAGGCCGGCAAGCGTCGATTAAAACGCGATCGGATGTGTAGCCGCGCGGCGAGCGTTCTTCCGGCGGCATCGCCGGCTCGCACACCGACGCCCACACGTCTTTGATGATGTCGATGCCGCCGCGCACGTAACAGCGCGTGGCGATGGCCCAGATTACTTCTCCCGGATTCGTAATATCGATGTCGTCGTCGACCACGACGACGAATTTACCGCCGTAGGCTCCCGCGCGCGCGCCGGCGGCGACCAGCAGCGCTTGCTTGGCGTGACCGGCATATCGCTGCTTGATGGAGACAACCGTGAAAGGCCCCGGCTGTCCGCCGTAGACAAAACCCCAGACGCCTTTCACTTCCGGTATGCCGGCCTTTTCCAACTGCTCCCACAAAGTTGCGGCGCCCAGCGGCATCGGCAGATAACTCGCCGGCGGTTTGAGCGGCGGCGCGCCGAGCAGGATCGGATTGTTGCGATAGTAAATTCGTTTCACTGTCATCACCGGAGTCTCGCCGACGTTTTCATCCGTGAAGTATCCCGGCCACTCGCCGAAGGGACCTTCTTTCGGCATGTCTTCGTCTTTCATCGGCGGCAGTTCGCCCTCTAAAACGATTTCAGCATTGGCCGGAATCGGCAGACCCGTGTACGCGCCGCGGGCGACGGCTACCGGGGCGCCTTGGAGATAGCCGGCAAATTCAAACTCGTTGACATCCGGCGGCAGCGGCAATTGCGCGGCGAGAAACACCGCCGGGCCTTGGCCGAGCGTGATCGCGATCGGCAACGCCTTGCCGGCATCCCGCGCTCTCTCGAAAGAGAGCCGGCCATGTTTGCCCATGTTCATTTTTACCGACACATGATTTTTGTCCTGGACCATGACGCGGTACGTGCCGATGTTGATTTTGCCGGTATCGAGATCTTTCGTGATGACGCCGCAGCCGGTGCCGATGAACGGCCCGCCGTCGAGATCGTGCCACTTGGGCGTGGGAAATTTGTAGAGATCGACTTCGTCGTCGACCATCTGATTTTCCATCACCGGGCCGCCTTCGACTTGCTGCACGGGGACGGGCTTGTAAGCCGCGAGTTTTTTACGCCATTCGTGGAGAAAGTCGATGCCGTTTTGCGCCGCGATGCCCATCGCCGGGCCGGTGCGCTTGCAGGTGCGAAAGACATTGGTGATGACGCGAAAGCCCGCCGGATAGTTTTTGAAATTGTTAAACAGCAGTGCATCGCCTTCCTTTTCCGCCGCCCGCTCGGTGAGCGCGCCGACTTCTAGATTCAAATCCACGCCGTCGAACTCGCGCAGTTCGCCCATTTCTTTCAACACTTCGATATAACCCCGCATGTCGGTAACATCAGCCATTGGTGCCTCCTAAATTGGCGCAATAGTATGGCGGCGGGACGGGGGAGTCAAATGAGTCAAAATCTTGTTGGATGCAGCTTCGATAACCCATGCCGGGTTTCCGGAACCCTTCGCTACGGCAGCGCATTGCGCTGCCTACTCAGGGAATCGGAAAATAAAATTGGCGCGATCTATCAATTCGATCGGTATCACACGTACCGTTTCCCCGAGTAGCGACCGGTGAGGTCGCGTAGCGAGGGGTTCTTGCTTTGGCAGGATTTGTCAGAAATCTTCTGGCGCAGTGAAATCCTTTAGCAAAGTGTAGTAAGACTGTTTCGTGCAGTTTCCCTTCTTCTACGGCTGGATCATCGTCGCCATCGCCATGGTCGCGGGTTTCATTTCTTCCGGCGTTAGCAATGTCACAATGGCAGTGGTGTTAAAACCGATCAGCGAGGATCTCGGCTGGAGCCGCACGGTGACGGCTGCGGCGATTACACTTGGCTCTTTTGGCGGCGGGTTGCTCTCGCCGCTGTTTGGGCCGGTGGCCGATCGTTATGGACCAAGAATTTTACTGCCCCTTGGCGGTGTGTTGGTGGGGCTGTTGTCGATCGGCGTCAGTTTGAGCACCGAGCCGTGGCAGTTTTACGCGACCTTTGTGCCGGCGCGGGCGCTCACCGAGTTTCTCTTGTGCGGCGTCGTTCCTTATACCGCCATCGCCAATTGGTTTCATGTCATGCGGCCGCGTGCCTTGGGGTTGGTGGCGATGTCGACGCCCTTGGGTTCGGCGCTGATGACCCTAATCTATCAATACTTGGTCATGCATCACGGCTGGCGCAGCGCGTTTTTAGTTTTGGGTCTAGCGTTTTTAATTTTGGTCGTCGTGCCCGGCGCGATATTTCTGCGCCGCCAGCCGGAAGATCTTGGCATGTTTCCTGACGGCGTTGCCCCGGCATTGCAGATTGATGCTCGGACCGGCGACGCTGTGCCGGCGGCGGATTCGCTTCAGCACCACTGGTCGCGCGCTGAGGCGATGCGCACGGTGACACTTTGGCTACTGGTGGCGAGCGTTTTTTTCGCTTCCGTCGGCACCGGCGGTATCGCCTTTCACATGGTCGCCTATTTTACCGATGTGAAAATTTTGCCGGCCGCCGCGGCCGGCGCTTTGAGCGTGATGGCGTTGTCGGGCGCCGTTGGCAGCGGTATTTGGGGCGCTTTGGCGGAGCGTTTTTCGGCGCGTGGCTTGAGTGTGGCGACGACGGTGCTCTCGGCGGCGTCGGTGGCTTTGTTGATGCAAGTGACGTCGCCGCTGACGGCGTATCTCTTCGGCTTGTTATTCGGCATCAGTGCTCGCGGCGGTACCGCGGTGCTGACGCAAATTCTCCTGGCGCATTATTTCGGCCGCCGTTCTTTTGGCGCCATCAGCGGCGTGCTCGAACCGTTTCACAAAGGCGGACTCGGTCTCGGTGCCTTGATGGCCGGCGCCGGCTTCGATCTGTTCGGTAATTATCGCGCCGTGTTCACCGCCTTCTTGTCGATGTATCTTTTGTCGGCATTTATAATTTACTTTGCCCGCCGGCCCGAACCTTTGCCTTGACTTTGGCCGGCCATACTTTAGTTTCTCAATCATGATGATGCAGCGTTCGAGTTTTCACCTCGCTTGGCTATTCGCATTATTGCTTAGTTTCAAATTGGCGCAGGCGGAGCCGGTTCAAGAATTCGTTCTCGATAACGGCCTCAAAGTTCTTCTACTAGAAGACCACAAGAGCCCTTCGGTCACTTTCCAAGTTTGGTACCGCGTCGGCTCGCGCAATGAGAAAGACGGCAAGAGCGGCTTGGCGCATTTTCTCGAACATTTTTTGTTCAAAGGCACGCCGACCACGGGGCCGGAAGAGTACGCGCGCATTATCGCCAAGAACGGCGGACGGTCGAACGCTTTTACGACCACCGATATGACGGTTTACTTCGCGACCATGAGCCGGGAGAAGATTTCAATTCAATTGGAACTGGAAGCGGATCGCATGGCCAACGCGTTGCTCGGCGAAACTTACTTCGAGCCGGAGAAAAAAGTCATTCAAGAAGAACGCAGGCTGCGCACCGACGATAATCCGGCGGCAGCGTTGGGTGAAGTAGCTAACGCGGTGGCGCTGACTGTTCATCCTTACCGCCGGCCGGTGGTCGGTTGGATGGAAGACATTCAAAATCTGACGCGCCAGGATTTGGTCGACTTCTATAAACTTTATTACGCGCCGAACAACGCGGTGATCGTCGTCACCGGCGATTTTGCCACGGCGGAATTGCTGCCGCGCATCAAAGCGGCCTACGGCAAAATTCCCCGCGGCGCCGAGCCGCCGAAAGTAAATGTCACAGAGCCGGAGCAGCGCGGCGAGCGGCGCGTCATGCTCAAGAAAGAAGCCGAGCTGCCGGTGATTCTGATGTCCTATCACGCGCCTAACTTGAAGAGTTCGGACAGCTTCGCCTTGGATCTGCTTTCCGTGGTGCTCGCCGGCGGACGCAGTTCGCGGCTGCATCACGAGTTGGTTTACAAAAAGCGGCTGGCCCATGAGATCGACGCCGACTACAGCGCGGTGTCCGTCGATCCCACGGGGTTTTCCATTAGCGCGCAGTTATTGCCGGGCAAAGAGGCGGCGCAGTTGGAACTGGAGATCGACCGTGAGCTGGAAAAAATCAAGCACGATCTAGTCAGCGACAAGGAATTGCAAAAAGCTAAAAACCAAGTCGAAGCGGCGTTCATCTTCGCTCAAGACTCCATTTTTGGCCAAGCGATGAAGATCGGTTACTACGAAATCGCCGGCGGCTGGCGCCAGATGGAAAGTTATCTCGACGGCATCCGCAAAGTGAGCCGGGAAGATATTCGCCGGGTCGCGAAAAAATATCTCGACCGCGACCGGCGCACGGTCGGCGTGCTGGTTCCGACCAAAGAAAAAGCCAAATGAAAAAGATTTTTTTAAAACTGATCGCGCTCATAGTTTTCGCGTTTGTTTCGTCTGGTGCCGATGCCGATATGGTGCCCAAGCGATCGGCGTTGAGTAACGGCATGGTGTTGCTCACTTCCGAGCAGCGCGCGCTGCCGATGGTGGCGCTGGAGTTGATCGTCGACGCCGGCTCTCGTCATGAAACCGCCGAACAAGCAGGGCTCGCCAACTTGACTTCGAAGCTGCTCACCTACGGAACGAAAAAGCGCAACGCCTTACAAATCAGCGAGAGCTTGGATTTTATCGGCGCCAGCTTGGGCACCGGTGCCGGGGAAAATACCGCCAGCCTCAGTTTGACCATTCTCAAAAAAGATCTGGCCGTCGGTCTGGAGCTGTTGGCGGAGATTCTCACGTCGTCGACTTTCCCCCAGGCTGAGATCGACCGGCAGAAGCAGGCGATCATCGCCGGCATTCGCGCCCAGGAGGAAGATCCCGGCGCGGTTGCCGGTAAGGCCTTCGCCGCCGCGCTGTTTCCGCGCAGTCCTTATGGCCGAGCGGTGGAAGGCAGCGAAGCCTCGGTGAAAAATTTGTCGGCGCAGAGCCTCAAGGATTTTTTCTCGCGCTATTACCGACCCAATCGCTCGATCCTGTCGGTGGTCGGCGATGTCTCAGAGCAGGAAATCACCCAGGCGCTCAATCAGGCTTTTCGCACTTGGACCAAAGGCGCGGCGAGCGCGCCGCCGCCGGCGCCGAGCCAGATCGGCGCGGCGCAGACATTGCGCATTCAAAAGGATCTTACGCAGGCCAATATCATCCTCGGCCATGTCGGCGTGGCGCGCGGCCACCCGGATTACTACGCGCTGCAAGTGATGAACTATATTCTCGGCGGCGGAGGGTTCTCGTCGCGGGCGATGGAATCGATTCGCAACGAGCGCGGCTTGGCCTACTCGGTCTACAGTTTTTTTGGCGCGGACAAGAGTCACGGCTCGTTTCAATTGGTCATGCAGACGAAAAGCGAATCGGCGCAAGAAGCGCTACGGCTGGCGTTGGCAGAGATCCGCCGCATGCGCGAGCAGCCGGTGAGCGAGCAGGAACTCGACGACGCCAAGAATTATATGACCGGCAGTTTTCCGCTGCGCTTCGATACCAACCGCAAGGTCGCCGGTTTCTTGGGGCAAGTGGAATTGTTCGACCTCGGTCTCGATTACCCCAATCGTTACAGCACGCTGGTTGGCAAAGTGAGCCGCGAAGATGTCCAGCGCGTCGCCGGACAATTCTTGCAACCGGATAAACTCATCACTGTCATCGTCGGCAACCAGAGTAAAATCGCCGCTAAATAAACCGCGGCGAAACTTCTGGTGGCGGCTTGATCGCGCTTAGCGCTCCATGGCATAGTCAGGGCGCCGCGGAAACGAGGAGCGCCGACGATCCACAGCGACGGGGCCGCTATGACAAAAGTACTGATCATCGAAGACCATGCCGATATGCGCGAGTTGCTGAGCTGGCAAGTCGAGCTGATGGGATTTACCGCCGTGGTGGCGCAACATGGGCGCGAAGGGATCGACAAGGCGGTGACTTAAAAGCCGGACTTGATCATACTCGACATCATGATGCCGGGGATGGACGGGCGCGAAGCGGCGCGGGAAATACGCGCTAAGCCGGGGCTCGATGGTGTGACGATCCTGGCCTCGACCGCCTTGTTTCGTGAAGGCGACCTCAAGGCTTGTCTCGACGCTGGTTGCAACGGTTACATCGTCAAGCCGTTCACTTTCCAGGAGCTGCAGGCCAAGCTGAAAGAAATTGCGCCGGCGCTGAATCCGAAGTTGCCCGGCTGATTTGCCGGCGCGCGCGCCGACAAGATCGGCGGGTCGCCGCCAATTCAATCTGGCATTTCGCGATTGGGGTATGAACCCCGCTCGCGACCGGGGATGCTCACCCCCTTTGGAAACCCCATTTAGTTGTGACCGCCGCAAGCAGCGGGGAATATTAGATTAAAACATTCCGAAGCTCCCATCGCCGTCACCGTGAGCTCGTCAACTTCACCCACATCGCCGCCGCCAACCGCCCACGCTAAAGCGATTTCGATCGTGCAACGGCTGCGTGGCAGCGGCTTCGAGGCCTATCTCGCCGGCGGCTGTGTGCGCGATATGCTGCTCGGCAAGATGGCGCAAGACTACGACATCACGACCAGCGCCAAGGCTGAAGATGTCCAGCGGATTTTTCCCGACACCGTGGCGGTGGGCGCGCAGTTCGGCGTGATCTTGGTTCTCCTCGACGGCGAAGCTTTCGAAGTCGCCAGTTTTCGTTTCGACGGTCCTTATCTCGACGGCCGCCATCCCAGTCAAGTCCGCTACGGCACTCTCGAAGAAGATATCCAGCGGCGCGACTTTACGATTAACGGGATGGTTTATGACCCGCTTGGTGACCGGGTTATAGATTTAGTCGACGGGCGAGGCGATCTGGCGCGGCGCACCGTTCGCGCCATCGGCAATCCAATTAACCGCTTCGTGGAGGACCGCCTGCGCATGATCCGCGCCGTGCGTTTCGCCGCTCGACTGCAATTCGACATCGAACCGGCGACTTTTTCCGCGATGCAGCAGTTGGCGCCGACGGTGACGCAGATCTCCTGGGAACGGATCGGCGACGAAGTGACGCGCATCTTGACCGAAGGCGGCGCCCGGCGCGGCTTTGAGTTGCTCGATCAAAGCGGCTTGCTCCGTGTGTTGCTGCCGGAAGTGGCGGCGATGAAGGACACGATGCAGAGTCCCGACTATCACCCCGAAGGCGACGTGTTCACGCATACGTTGCTTTTGCTCAGCCACTTGGAAGCGGCGCCGTCCGAGAGTTTGGCTTACGGTTGCCTGTTACACGACGTCGCCAAGCCGGTTTGTCTGCGCCAGGAGGCGCAGCGGATCACTTTTTACGGCCACACCGAGCAGGGCGCCGAGATGGCCGAAGAGATTCTTAAAAGACTCAAGCGCGGCCGGGCGTTGTGGGAGCGGGTGAGTTATTTAGTTCGTTACCACCTGCGGCCGGTGCAGGCGCCGCAGATGCGGCTCAATACGTTGAAGCGTTTTCTCCGCGAAGAAGGTATCGGCGAACTGCTCGAACTGGCGCGCATCGATGCGTTGTCATCCAACGGCGATTTGCAGTATTACCATTTCTGTCATGAGCGCTTGGCGGCATTGAAGGACGACGAGATTCGCCCTGAACTGTTGCTGCGCGGCGGCGATTTGATTGAACTGGGCTTCAAGCCGGGGCCGCTGTTCGCGAAAATTCTCCGCCAAGTCGAAGACGCCCAGCTCGCCGGCGAGTTGAGCGGCCGGGACCAGGCTCTCGATTGGGTCAAGCAAAATTTTTCAACCGAGGTCAAGGGATGAAGAAACCACAAGTCTATAAAACGATCGGCCATGCCGAACCGCGCTCCGATGGCGCGGAAAAGGTTACCGGCAAAGCGCTCTACACGGTGGATGTGGATTTGCCCGGCATGGCCCATGGCAAAGTCTTGCGCAGCCCCTACGCCCACGCGCGCCTACTGCGCGTCGACGGCAGCAAGGCGGAAAAGCTCGCCGGCGTCTACGCCGTCGTCACTCGCGAAGATCAAAAAAGCCTGCGCATGTTCGGCGCGGCTTATAAAGATCAAACCATCGTCGCGGTGGACAAGGTGCGTTATGCCGGCGATCCGGTGGCGGCGGTGGCGGCGGTGGATGAAGCGACCGCCTGCGCGGCGTTGGAACTGATCGAGGTTGACTATGAAGAGTTGCCGGCGGTGACCAGTTTGGACGAAGCGATGGCCGACGGCGCATCGTTAGTTCATGAATTGTCGGCCAGCGGCGGCGAACTCATGGGCCAACGCTACGAGGCGCCCAAGGAGTTTAGCGGCACCAATCTTTGCTACCGTTTCAGTTACGCCAACGGCGACGTTGAACAAGGCTTCGCCAAAGCCGAGCGGATTTTCGAAAACACTTTCACTTTTCCGCGGGTGCAGCATTTCTCCATGGAGCCCCATGCGACGGTGGCGCACTTCGAAGGCGATCGGCTGACGCTTTGGGCCGGCACTCAAGAACCGTTCACGTTGCGCGAGCATCTGGCGGATATTTTTCGTCTACCGCAGAGCAAGATTCGCGTCATCGTGCCCTACGTCGGCGGCGGCTACGGCGGTAAGCTGGCGGTAAAGACCGAGCCCTTGGCCGCGGCCTTGTCGCTCAAAGCCAAACGGCCGGTGCGCTTGGTCCACACCATTGAGGAGAGTTTCAAAACCGTCACGCGCCATCCGGCGCGGGTGAAAATTAAAACCGGCGTCAGCAAAGACGACAAACTGGTGGCGCGCCAATGTCTGATTCACATGGAGACCGGCGCCTACGCCGACGCCGGCCCGCGGGTGACGCAGAAGGCGGGCTATCGCTGCTTCGGTCCCTACCGCATCCCGCATATGAAAACCGATGCCTTCACGGTTTACACCAACACGGTGCCGGCGGGCGCCTACCGCGGCTTCGGGACGTTGCAAGTGACCTGGGCCTACGAATCGCAGATGGATATTATCGCCAAAGAACTCGGCCTC
This window contains:
- a CDS encoding response regulator, whose translation is MIILDIMMPGMDGREAAREIRAKPGLDGVTILASTALFREGDLKACLDAGCNGYIVKPFTFQELQAKLKEIAPALNPKLPG
- a CDS encoding DUF4126 domain-containing protein — translated: MGTIETLSLAMGAAWTSGINLYATVAVLGIANLAQMIQLPPDLQVLSHPAVIGIACTMYVIEFFADKVPYVDSGWDVVHTFIRVPAGAILAARSLGDMNPALELAALLAGGSIALAAHGMKATTRLAINASPEPFSNWAASVTEDIAVLGSLWLIFHHPLVMLFLLAGFIALIIWLAPKIFRLAKRGFQALRNKIGGVKPDQPAPSGTASQPT
- a CDS encoding glucose 1-dehydrogenase; the encoded protein is MRLKDKVTIITGAAHGIGKAYARRFAEEGAHVVIADIDAQGGEATAKAIVDAGGSAWARTSDVRSLANLEGLMRETVEKFGHVDVLVNNAAIYVTQKLWKGPVEELELDEWDRVIEVNLKGVFLCSKAAIPIMKRQKSGKIINIASGTFFSGSGNMPHYTTAKGGVVALTRVMARQLGEFGINVNCMTPGSTMSEENVSEDVLKRREGSMDKRAFKRVETPADIVGTAVFLASSDSDFVTGQLLVVEGGGVMH
- a CDS encoding insulinase family protein, with amino-acid sequence MQRSSFHLAWLFALLLSFKLAQAEPVQEFVLDNGLKVLLLEDHKSPSVTFQVWYRVGSRNEKDGKSGLAHFLEHFLFKGTPTTGPEEYARIIAKNGGRSNAFTTTDMTVYFATMSREKISIQLELEADRMANALLGETYFEPEKKVIQEERRLRTDDNPAAALGEVANAVALTVHPYRRPVVGWMEDIQNLTRQDLVDFYKLYYAPNNAVIVVTGDFATAELLPRIKAAYGKIPRGAEPPKVNVTEPEQRGERRVMLKKEAELPVILMSYHAPNLKSSDSFALDLLSVVLAGGRSSRLHHELVYKKRLAHEIDADYSAVSVDPTGFSISAQLLPGKEAAQLELEIDRELEKIKHDLVSDKELQKAKNQVEAAFIFAQDSIFGQAMKIGYYEIAGGWRQMESYLDGIRKVSREDIRRVAKKYLDRDRRTVGVLVPTKEKAK
- a CDS encoding insulinase family protein, which translates into the protein MKKIFLKLIALIVFAFVSSGADADMVPKRSALSNGMVLLTSEQRALPMVALELIVDAGSRHETAEQAGLANLTSKLLTYGTKKRNALQISESLDFIGASLGTGAGENTASLSLTILKKDLAVGLELLAEILTSSTFPQAEIDRQKQAIIAGIRAQEEDPGAVAGKAFAAALFPRSPYGRAVEGSEASVKNLSAQSLKDFFSRYYRPNRSILSVVGDVSEQEITQALNQAFRTWTKGAASAPPPAPSQIGAAQTLRIQKDLTQANIILGHVGVARGHPDYYALQVMNYILGGGGFSSRAMESIRNERGLAYSVYSFFGADKSHGSFQLVMQTKSESAQEALRLALAEIRRMREQPVSEQELDDAKNYMTGSFPLRFDTNRKVAGFLGQVELFDLGLDYPNRYSTLVGKVSREDVQRVAGQFLQPDKLITVIVGNQSKIAAK
- a CDS encoding MFS transporter, giving the protein MQFPFFYGWIIVAIAMVAGFISSGVSNVTMAVVLKPISEDLGWSRTVTAAAITLGSFGGGLLSPLFGPVADRYGPRILLPLGGVLVGLLSIGVSLSTEPWQFYATFVPARALTEFLLCGVVPYTAIANWFHVMRPRALGLVAMSTPLGSALMTLIYQYLVMHHGWRSAFLVLGLAFLILVVVPGAIFLRRQPEDLGMFPDGVAPALQIDARTGDAVPAADSLQHHWSRAEAMRTVTLWLLVASVFFASVGTGGIAFHMVAYFTDVKILPAAAAGALSVMALSGAVGSGIWGALAERFSARGLSVATTVLSAASVALLMQVTSPLTAYLFGLLFGISARGGTAVLTQILLAHYFGRRSFGAISGVLEPFHKGGLGLGALMAGAGFDLFGNYRAVFTAFLSMYLLSAFIIYFARRPEPLP
- a CDS encoding heme-dependent peroxidase, whose amino-acid sequence is MEQTPNNPLPAAPLTLDGSYILHQMFRIRWSAWKALSAAVQKYLLDNPRKAFSAMEENKTEPTGLFSLLGHKGDLMIVHFRRTLEELNQAELSVAHTELYEYLEPTTSYVSVVELGLYEGSVKLYTELTAKGLKPGTGEWNAEIETELAKQRQANAPRLWPEIPQRRYLCFYPMNKYRGEQKNWYSESIADRQRMMHDHGMIGRRYAGRVTQIISGSIGFDDWEWGVDLFADDPLVFKKLVYEMRFDEASAVYGLFGAFFIAMRFPTEQLGVLLDGKMPSFS
- a CDS encoding response regulator, which translates into the protein MTKVLIIEDHADMRELLSWQVELMGFTAVVAQHGREGIDKAVT
- a CDS encoding UbiD family decarboxylase — its product is MADVTDMRGYIEVLKEMGELREFDGVDLNLEVGALTERAAEKEGDALLFNNFKNYPAGFRVITNVFRTCKRTGPAMGIAAQNGIDFLHEWRKKLAAYKPVPVQQVEGGPVMENQMVDDEVDLYKFPTPKWHDLDGGPFIGTGCGVITKDLDTGKINIGTYRVMVQDKNHVSVKMNMGKHGRLSFERARDAGKALPIAITLGQGPAVFLAAQLPLPPDVNEFEFAGYLQGAPVAVARGAYTGLPIPANAEIVLEGELPPMKDEDMPKEGPFGEWPGYFTDENVGETPVMTVKRIYYRNNPILLGAPPLKPPASYLPMPLGAATLWEQLEKAGIPEVKGVWGFVYGGQPGPFTVVSIKQRYAGHAKQALLVAAGARAGAYGGKFVVVVDDDIDITNPGEVIWAIATRCYVRGGIDIIKDVWASVCEPAMPPEERSPRGYTSDRVLIDACRPYKWMDQFPAVNAFEKEFKDKIESKFKL